The following nucleotide sequence is from Salvia splendens isolate huo1 chromosome 2, SspV2, whole genome shotgun sequence.
aatcaaatcttatataatatataaaatccacaaaagatatattcaaatctaatttcatatttatcttgaattattttcaaaattgaatccaaggatttggaaacctaatcaaaatttggaaagcgaagtaACGGAACGAGCGTCGCGCATAGGGTAAACCCCAATCTTGTGTCGTCGAACTCGAGTCCGGGAAACTGCTCGTgaagggctcccactcgtcTCGTGAGCTTGTCGAGCCTGACGTCTCCGACGCTACTGCATCGGCGTGGCTCCAGCCGCTGCTGCCCCGAACTCCACTGCCATCGTGCTTGCAGATCGCCGCTGCAATCGTGCAGCTGTGTCGCTGCTCTCGCTGCAGCGTTCGGGCTGTCGTGACTGCACCTGCTGTGCCGCGTCGCGCAAACTGCCCAGCCTGCCGTCGATCGAACTGCCGCCTTGCTGCTGCAGCGTCACTGCAGTTGCCGCCTGATTACCGCTGCTGCGTCATCGTCGCTACTGTGACGCCGTCGTCTCTGCAGCCACCGGCGCTGCGCTGCGTGATGCCGTCGCTATCGCGACGTCGTCTTCGCAGCTGCCAGCCGTTTTCTGTCGCACCGCTCCCAGGCTTGGCCAATTAGTTGGCCATGGGAGACGAACGAATTGATTCGAAGTATTAATTTGATTTAGGGACAATTAAAACATCAAGTCAACGTAATGATTACTAATGTTAAACATTGATAATAATATTACAACATTAACACAATCAATTCGAATTGATTCTCCGTCAAAAGTGTACCACACAATTTATCACGAACGAAGAAACTCATGCATTCAAACAATTCACGTAACataaaattaatccacataatcagagctaaaaattggctctgataccaattatTGGGGTTTGGAGCCTCTTGCACAGTGGAAGACttctacaaaataaataaatcagacgtatgatctatttgacagattatgagattaatctattcacatgttaacatagaattgcatgctagaacacaaataattcatgcttaaagaatataaatcctaaatcatgaattctacggtttagagttaccgatttgattctccaaagaatcgtcgattgctcgcgccttctccacgatgatcttcaatactagaccacagatcttctgactggtgtcccgaactgtattccgacatcagggtgggctgatcttttCAAAACACTAGGactcaaataaagaagacagaactttctcccggaggaggagagagaattttcgagctcctctcaaaatagagggggacgaaatttttcactcttaaaattcttatttttttctgtctcctttattctcctatttataatagttcatattgggcccagtcagggatctatggaaggttttggatatgggttcccccaattagctttttactgattaaattgaacccacaatttaatacaagcttatattggaatattacgagcagccactacagaggtaatattgaactccttttccaaatccgaaattataagtattctgggtttccattttgtttattatttatttcccgcgcttaagatataaatgtccattaattaattaaagtctgctatggacttaattaattaacatcttattaattccaagagtagacttagcaagaaacatttatttattattcatagagtaataaaactccaactgaccagtttccgaataataaaaccttgttcaaattcctcttgaggacattatcaaacgagactcacctcacgcacgattcaacataatagcaatcctagcaccgctagataatgatcaccactacccaatatacccggatcgttgggtgacgaaaaacccgcacatttggtaagtcaaagtagtagatactcaatatcgtatgctcaatgctaacgtacattgattaagaaatagatatttatcaagacctagtctttcagtatatagcataaagacacgtcttgctgttagatccattcagtgctataccacaccaacgtcatcttatttcaataaggcttagaaataatcggactgacattgcaacctttcacgataggtagccaaagcctatctaggttgtgaaattctttttttcttttgcaaagcattgcttagaaccgactgtagtaccttaaagtgagcgcagcccacgaccagtctactaagcaaaagacttaggctttgtttacttcttatgcatttaaatgtttataaaacatcttataaacgcacaagcaaacacaatgtaataatacattgattctattcgtgcaaactgctcgaatgatactaaatcgggtcaaaagtggattgtagagtttttccgtacacaagcaagattctattcgtgcgaactcgattctgttcgtgcgaactcgctcgaaacatgcttttcagtatactaaacctaacactCTCCCCGACCCTCTTCATCCTTGCAGCTAATTACTTATAGAGACGCTTGGATAATTTGATCATCGGGAGAAAGGAGATGAAATTTGCCACGACGCTGCACAACCTTGAAGTGCCACATCTGGCCTACGCGGATGACGTGATTGTGTTCAcacaagaaaaacaagaatCTCTTCTGGAGTTTGTGGAGTGCCTCAGCCACTACGCAGCGGTTTCAAGCCAAAAGATAAACATGGACAAAAGCCAGTTCTTCATCGACGAGAAGCATGCAGATTGGGCTCCGCAAATTGAAGGTACTGGCGGATTCCTGCAAGGAGCCTTCCCTTTCACCTATCTTGGAGTCCCAATCTTCAAAGACATGAAGAAATCGGATATGTTCCTCTTCTTAAGAGAAAAAATTTTAGCTCGAATTCACTCATGGTCGAACAAATTTCTCTCCTTTGGAGGACGGCTCactctgatcaagagcacgcTTGGTGCAATCCCTCTTCATGTTTTACAGGTTATAGAACCCACTAAGGAGGCAATGAAACAGATGGAAAGCTTGATCGCTAGATTCTTCTGGGGATCAACGCAAGACAAAAAAGCTACGCACTGGATTAGTTGGAAGCAAACGTGCACACCCTTCGAAGAGGGTGGACTGGGGATCTGGAAGTTTGAGGATATGGTGGAGGCATTTGGAATGAAACTATGGGTTAGATTTCGAGAACAAAATTCACTCTGTGCAAGGTTCATGATGCAAAAATACTGCCGCAAGACGGCCCCATCGAAAGCCCCCTGCTCGGGAAGACAGAGCACCACATGGAAAAGAATGGCTCGAGCGGGGAACAAGATTCATAAGCTATTACACTGGACCTTGGGAGACGGGGAAATACACTTCTGGGAAGATATCTGGTGGGGGGACAAATTGCTCAGTGAGATGTGCAACCCGGGAGTGAACCTCCCTAACCACAAGGTGAAAGAATTTTGGCTAAACGGGGTATGGAACATCCCCCTTCTCACAGAAATTCTGGAACCTCTTGGTGTTCTCAGTGAAGCCCTAGGGGAGATTGTGAAGGTACCTATTGAGGCAGGAGGCAAGGACACGCTTAGATGGGCTAATACATCGCATGGAGAATTTACTACTAGCACGGCATGGGAATTAAGTAGAAGTCGTCAACCGCCATCAACGGTACTCAAGCTGACTTGGAGTGAACATATACTGCCTTCTATCTCAATATTCATATGGAGACTACTAGCCAATCGCATCCCGGTTGATGCTAAGCTCCAGTGGAGGAAGATCAACCTTGCATTTAAATGCAGGTGCTGCCGGACCCCGGATATTGAAATAAGAGAACAACTTTTTTTGCGCGGAGAGGTAGCATGCGAGGTCTGGGTGGAAGCCGCGGCATGGTTTCCTAATCTCCCTAAATGGAACTTTGCAATCTCAAATCTAGAGGTTCGGATCAGCTTCTGGTACAGACGGCTCTGTCAAGCAGATAAACCGCATGTTAGTGCAATCATTCCATGCCTTATATTGTGGTTCCTCTAATCGGAAAGAAACAACGCCATTCACCAGAACACGAACTTTAATACGGGAAGTGTGTTCAATCGAGTCAAAGTGCACCTTCTACAACTCATCACAGCTGGGAAACTCAATAAAGAGCAGTGGAAAGGATGCGATAACATTGAAGCCTTTAACACTTCTTCTTAGAGGGTGAGCCCCCGTAAGCAAATCATACAAGTGCGATGGATGCCGCCAGACGCAAACTGGATCAAGCTAAACACAGCTGGATTTTGGAGGGACACCGAAGCTGGTGCAGGAGGCGTGATCCGAGACAAAGAAGGTAATATTATCCAAGGGACCATGGCTAGAATCACAGCCACCTCGACACTCGATGCAGAGCTCCAAGCGCTAGTGATTGGCGTTGATGCAGCAAGAGAGCACGACATACGCATTTGGATCGAGATGGATAATAAGGAGGTCGTCACTTTGTTGAATGCCAAAAGATTCGGTGCAGCTGCCCTGAGACACCTGGTAACGGCCATCCGCAACAGAATAAAACAGGTGGAGGTAAGGATCACACATATCCGCTCACAAGGGAATAGGGTGGCAGAGTTTCTGGCTCGTCATGGAAGCTTGGAAAGGAAGGGTAGTATGTTTAACCAAGGTTCCGCCCCTGCAAGGGCGAAGGCATTAGCCAGGATGGACCAACTTGGCATGCCAAGTTTCTGCCTCCGAGAGCAAAGTTATCATCGATAAACGAGGTTTTGATGCTCCAAGTCATATGGAGGAAGAGTAGGTTAAGTTGTCGATATCACATTTATTTTGAAACAGGAAGAAAGTAGAATGGTGTCCCATCCATTGTTGGGATGGTGACCCCAAGCTACTCTCTTCTTTTGATGTTGAGTATGTCACTTTTAGGCATGGCTCATGTTTGTAATTAACTGAGTtgatgatatatagggatgagggatcCGCGAACCCTCCACCTCGAAGgtgttaaaaaaaacatttctcGGTTTTCACTCCTTAGTTGGAAATTGGAATATTAGTAATGTTAAATACTAATGCAATTAATTTTCAAAGAGTACACGTATtgtcaaagaaaagaaaaatatgcaGTGTTACGTTTAGATTTTTGTTTAGTTGacataaaatttcaaattgattacttagttttgatttattataAAGAATTAATTTTACCTACTTTTAGCTACGTAATGTaacattttgatttttgtatTGAATTAGTTGTATATAACTTATTAatgtatttacaatatttatttgCTGAAATAAAGAAGTTGGTTAAAATAAAGATTCTTATATTAATGAAGTTGTCCTATAAAAACATTTTACATTTCTCATTTCACATTTGTTGTTAGAGAGTCGTCCAAATTCTCAATATAAAATTATCTCGCTCCTAATTCTCTCTCTCCATGATGCagctaaaaatatatatacctcCCTCCTTTTCCACAGTATAGATACATGTATAAAATTATTTGACAAGGGAAGAGATAGAAGAGAGAAggtgcttagagcatccactataggagagaatggggcggacgaaaatttggggctattgtggggcggtctatagtgCAGCAAACGTCCGCCCCGTGGCGGACAAGAAAAATGGGGCGAGGGTGGGGCGGTAGAGGCATCGCCTCTTACGGGGCGATCGCGGGGCGATGGTGGGGCCGCGGGGCGAAATGGGGCAATGGgtggggcggtctatagtggggCGACGGGCTATGCACGTCCGCCCcctttgattaattttttttttaattttttcgaaaattacatatataaatactcctcctccaccatccatttttacacactttcacacacttcattttcacacatcactatctacactttcactctaaaaaaaatgcacggtggagacgacgaatcccccggctcgcacgaatcgggatatggtggcaatccttcccagccgtcgggatatggcggcgtACCGTCGGGATATGGTGGCGTcgcgtcgggatatggcggctttCCGTCTCAGCCATGGAGTTGGAATCAACCTCCCCCGGCATTGGCCTCGAGTCCAACTCCGCCACCATCTCAGCCTTGGAGGTCTTCTCCCACCCAACCTTTGCCGAGGAATCTGAGCCGCTCagcgtttggagattacagacccaacctcgactCGCTTAACCATCCCCGTccggagacccctttccaatccagtcaatctcctttcaccgatgcagatcaagacgcattgGATACGATGATGGATCTGCTCAGTTCCGGCGTACCGGATACGCCCGTTACGACGAGAGTCGGAGGGTCCCAacgcggtggcggtggcggtggaggaTCGGGCAATGTCAGCGGAGCCGGCGGATCGGGCAGCGGCGTCAGCTCCGGTGGCGGTTCGCAAAGCGGCTCAGTTCAAGTCGGAAAAAAAAAAGCCCATccactacaccaaagcggagtccgttgctgtggcgagggcgtgggatgccgCCACATCAGACTCCATAttgggcaccgatcagaccgagtttagcttttggaagcgcgtcATGCAGGCgtacaacgagttcaaacctcgCGACTCCCACCCGCGTGACGGGGAACAGCTCCGCAagaagtggtctaggattctgccgGCGACCCGGCGGTTCGCgggcatataccagaacaacctgCTCCATGCGGAGAGTGGCCGCAGCGAGGCTGACGTGAAAGAACTTTCGATGGAGCAATACCGCACGCTCGACAATTcgaagttcacaatgtgggaggagtTTCTAGTTCTCCAGGACTGCCCaaaattcaaggccatctgtgcCCAAGAGCAGAGTCCGGCGACGAAGCGGACAAGACACAACATTGTCGACCCGTACATCAAGAATATATACTCCGACCTCATACGTCGGATCCAGCGCCGTCTGCGCTTGGCTGATGAGGGTCCTGGGGCAGTGGATGCCGGCGGCAACGAGGGAGACGTTGAAGGCGATGGAGAAGGCGACggagatgaggaagaggaatcGGACGACTCCACCGATTAGACGGTGGTggcgtttttatttgtaatttttttttacgttcgttgtataattttacctttgacaatacaacgaatattcggtctcaattacctcgttttgtaaatatttcaattcAGCTAATTTAAAAACTTCAacgaaaaaagtaaaataaaaattggttataaaattttggggctattggaagtgtccgcctatagtgaggcagtggaggaaaaaattggggctatggataaaaaagtggggctgtggacaaaaaaatggGGCGGGGCGATTGAAAGCATCCGCCTATAGTGGAttactacataattaaaagagagatagagagagagaaatacaAAGGGACACATCTATGACACCACCTACACCAAATAATAATGACCTGACTGAAaagtaaatatattaaaaagacAAAAATGCCCAAATTCTAAAAAAACCCTCAAAAGGGaatttttataacaaaaaatgCTAAAAGGATCAATTTTGAGATAAAGGCTTAGTCCAGAgttgtttgagatatttttaagTCCAGGGACTAtaggcgagataaacccataatCCAGGGACTATTTTCGAAGTTCACTctaaaacataaaatatcatAAGACAAATCATAAAAAGCTAAATTTTACATTGAATAAAACCATCACAATTCACCAACACAAtaatatagagtaaataaatacaacataaaaattGCAGAAAtcctaaataattaaatttcacatccaatacaaacaaaaaaaaatcacaaatcacCAACCCATTAAAAATTCTCCGTCAATAGCATAAGCAATTAACTAATTCATGAAGAAATAACATAATATCaataatttgataaaataatagcaatataATTATGATGGACTGAGGTTATTATACCTCGTTTGTTGAGATTTGCAGTGGAAGATtcgcaaaataaataaatccacAGAAAGAATCTATTTTGGTGATTGtacaattaatttattagtttataAAATCACATATAGCATACTAAGAATACATTTAATCCATGCGTATCAAATTATATCTTAAATTATGAATTCTATGGTTATGaatgtttaatgtttatgattCTCCAAATAATTGAAGATGGACTGCGGAACTCAAATATAATGTTTGTGTGGACAAAACTAGTTGTGTGTAGGGCTTGATCTAGAGATGAAACAAAACACAAGTGTTTGTGTGTAAGAGAGATTTGAAAATCCATTGTAGGAGAACTAGGGTTGTCTCTTGTCCAGTCAcctatttatataattatgatTGACTCGATTAGATATTAATGGAGGTTAGACTAGATTCACTTTTTGTatttaaaaacacaaaaagAGACGACTTATGCTATGTCAACATGGTACATTCTGCTTTCTCATGGTTATTTTGTTGCAGAAATGTTAGAATATGCAAAAGAACGGCAcaatcattttaatttatttgattttcaatAATATGCCTCGTATTTTTCTGTTAGTTAgctttttttacttttcagttGTTGCCTAATAATTCACAAACACTCACAAGCATGGATCGGCATAAATTTACttcttggattttttttttaatatattttgaatgtTTTTTTATCACCTTTCATAGATTGAGTTTAACTCGTCCATTTACATACTTTCATAGATTCGTCATTCGT
It contains:
- the LOC121775255 gene encoding uncharacterized protein LOC121775255, whose product is MPPDANWIKLNTAGFWRDTEAGAGGVIRDKEGNIIQGTMARITATSTLDAELQALVIGVDAAREHDIRIWIEMDNKEVVTLLNAKRFGAAALRHLVTAIRNRIKQVEVRITHIRSQGNRVAEFLARHGSLERKGSMFNQGSAPARAKALARMDQLGMPSFCLREQSYHR